The genomic window TTTCGAAGGTGGGCGATGTGGctccatgggcctcttgttgattTCCCTTTAGATACCTCCGACATATAAGCATTTCTTGAATTCCAGGGAAAGCTAGAAGGTTACAAATTTCCGGTTTATTCAACACAATCATGTCCCCTCAATCAAACAGAATGGAGCGAAAGGTCATCTGCTCTAAACTGCAGCAAGCGTAATGGATACATGTGTTTACCGAACCAAAACTTAACAGAGTTGTTAGAATTCTGCTACACAGAGCGACTAATTAGAATTCAAGAGGgtaaataattatattcttAAGCTAAAGGTTTACCTGTAAATCATATATAAGCACATTTACTGAAATGTTATTATGGAGACTGATTGGTTAACAAATTTGCCTTCGGGTCTACCTTTTGTAGTTATGAACTTGTAAGTTGTAAACTATTTTTTAGCATATAAAAAATCTATAcattttacctttaaatttaaatttctttcttctttatgtTTATAAAGAACTCTTATTTTCAAGGTGATTAAAATAGTCTAAAAGTGGCCTCTACAGCCACCCTTCTTAACACAATATCCGTAAAAATACCTGTGACTTGTTTGAATCTATTTGTAACGTAATagattaaaaatcataattttgatCCGTTTCCAGGTGTGTGTTTATATTTGGTCAATCGTGTATCTAAAGTGAATGCATACAACTGCAGTCATTTTAGGTATGGATGCCACCAATCCTCTTATCTCAGCAATAGAATCTTTGAACGTAAGTATCTGCTCATAACCCTTACTTCAACAGTAGTCTGAGATAAACAAGACCGAAAAAAAATGCGATATCTACTTGTTTTTTAAACCATTATCTGCATTTGCTTGTCTAACCTCTAAAAAGTAGATTCTCAGGTTCTTGTTCCATGCACATTACTCTTAAAAATGTGACTTTCATGGACTATGAACTTTAGACGGAcgttatgtatatatatatatatatatatatatatatatatatatatatatatatatatatatatatatatatatatatatatatatgttaaagtGTGATTTATTCATGGAtccaaaatcttttttaatatagtGATATTTAATGTGCTATTTCATATATCAATAATCAATAAACATAGTGAATTACAGATCACTGGAATTTACTACGTTTCCACATTCATTatggccccgcaaggatttgcgggtgccctatagtaatcactctgtccgttcgtccttctgtccgtccgtctgtcactcttccgtccacaaatttcctgtttttttctaataactttttttatggttgtccaatcaagttcaatttggtatggtagttcagtaggcagaaatagatattttgatgctaagtttggttctctatgtcttcaggtttggagctggggtggtggggtagattcctaactatgcataaggatgaatgggcaaagagagataactgctgagaatgaatgggcaaagaaagataactgctgagaatgttaccattgtatacatggaaggctgtgcaatatttgtcctttgggattaattaaccttccacaggaagaaaatcctaagctttatctttatttgTCACATTGAGATGAATTagtgcactgcctgtgtctgcaaatgaactttgttttgaagttaaggtcaatcttgaatgatgtgtagtattgtgtacattctttgaaatatggatttaaaatataatatttatattttattttggttaaaatactgtacacaatgatttataataattttattgaattctaaaatcaagatatatattaactgccttaatgctgttaatattaacaggtaatcagataataaccccattctgtcatctcgggaaaaaaaatcttattgtaaatttagaagaaaaggatgagagagcagaacaattaatccccttggattaattatcttgcctgctgcagaaaatttagaggcttatctctgtCACATcgagattaatgaacacctttgtctgcactgATATTGTTGCTATAAAGTTATctgttgaaatttatttttttatgcattaattaatcatattcaaacatcttaaaaaaatttattcatattttttcatctttaaaatgaGTATTTCAAATATCACTAAGTGCTAATTTCCTAATGTATTCCTTTTTTATACAGACCAAGCGTGCATATCAATTGGAGAGGGATGTTTTCTTGCCGAACCATCTTGTGAAAGGTAGTGTTAATAAAGTTTTGTCATATCATtatatttgacaataaaatttatttttgcattggtatagaatgaaaacaaaatttcaaaactatatttttttcatcagacATAAATACAtgagttatatatttttgttgtttaagATATGTCTTCTGTCATTTACAATACGTTTAAAGCaagtaatgaataaaaaaatattccgaATTCTTCTCGTTTTAATTacttaattaaattgaaaaataccagttaattaaaatgtttgtaacaatttttaaacttttatagtgGTAACGCGGAAGCTTAagtctttttaattttgtagtCGCTGG from Magallana gigas chromosome 9, xbMagGiga1.1, whole genome shotgun sequence includes these protein-coding regions:
- the LOC105330803 gene encoding uncharacterized protein encodes the protein MGHQRQWSIALFGTFLASIVRLNECGKLEGYKFPVYSTQSCPLNQTEWSERSSALNCSKRNGYMCLPNQNLTELLEFCYTERLIRIQEGVCLYLVNRVSKVNAYNCSHFRYGCHQSSYLSNRIFEHQACISIGEGCFLAEPSCERKNQREGVQIN